One Salvelinus fontinalis isolate EN_2023a chromosome 22, ASM2944872v1, whole genome shotgun sequence genomic window, AGTGAGTGGGAGATGTTCCAGTTCAGTAAGTACCCCTTGGACATTCTAGATATGCTAAGTGGACACCAAGCCCACCAGTTTAAAGGCCTTGGATTGGAAAGACAGTTGCAGCACCAACAGCAAGTCCAACTTCAGCACCAGCAACAGCTTCAGCAGCAGCACCAGCAGCAGGGGGAGTCGTCAGGGGCTCTTCTCTCTGGGCTCGGTCTGGGGTCTCTTCAGGGGTCTAGAAGTAATGCTTTTGCTGATTCTTCATCGATATTTGCCAAAATGAGTGCCCCACCTCCACCAATATCACACCAGAGCCAGTCCTCATCCTCGCATAGTTCACGGAAATCCAGTAAGATGAGCAGTAGTGGGAGTGGGAGCTCTGCTGCGGGATACCCACAATTCTTACGTCCGTTTCACCCGGCAGAAGCAGCACTAGCCCAAGAGCAGCTGCACTCGGGAATGGGACGTTTTGACTTTGGtggtagtagcagtggagggTCTGGTGTTATTGGAGGAGTGGTTACATcggctcccccaccaccaccttTACACCCTGGCCTCTCTGTTCCCCAAGCCTCACCTGGAccatcctcctcaccctccccgTCATCTTCATCGTCCACCAGTAACAACCCTGGCAGTGCAGTGTCCTCCCTAGGGCAACCACTTGTTGGGCAGTCTGATCCACGTAGCTTACATCAGCAGTTCAGTTGCATGCTTGCCGCCAATCAGTACTTTCTTTCTGGGGTCCCGACTAACAGCAGTCTGGAGCAGTTTCTGGTTCAACAAGGGGGTCATAACCATCTTGGCCTGGGTTTGGGCCAAGGAGCTAGTGACTCAAACTCAGCCCTCGCCCCACCTCCAGCTCTTCACTCCTCTCACAGTCATAGTCACTCCACTCCCCAACCTCAACAGCAGCAGCAACCATTAGCACCCCATGCTTTATCTCACCCTCACAGCCATAGCCACCCACACCATCCTCTTCACCCAACACCTCAGCCGTCGTCTCTGGGTGGCTTTGATTTCCAAGGTATTCCAGTTCTCTCCTCCAATCAGCTGGCTTCGTTGATGCAACAAGAAGCTAGTGGTatgcctctccctctaccactccattTATCACTTTCGAAAGATGAAGGGAAAGGAGACAGTGGATCTGGGTCTGGTGGAAGTGGTGGTAGCAGGAGAAAGAAGGCTATGGCTGGCTACCTTCCTCAGAGAAAAGCAGATGGCACTAGTCACagcagtagcagtggtagtaaCTGCCACAGCAGCTCCACTGAACACAGTCAAAATTCAATTATTCAACCGGGCCTTGTAGGaggagccataaccagccttggTAATAACCATTCATCAGTCCTCTCTTCATCAACACAGTCTTCCTCAacagtctcctcctcttcctcctcagcccCTTCTTCATCCACAGCCTCGGTGCTGGTAGCTAATGATTCACAGCTACCTAAACCTGCAAATCCCATGGCCTCCATGCCTTGTCAACCTGACCCTGAAGCCATCTACCACTGTGGTGAATGTGGAAAGACCTTCAGTCATCTTACAAGCCTTCGAAGGCATCTCCGTAGTCATGGTTTGACTTCTGAAGATGCCAAGCCAGACACTTCAAGCGAAGACAAAACGTTCTGTTGCACCGAATGTGGAAAGGGATTCAAGAAAAGAGGGCACCTTCTCCAGCATGGTGTTATTCATTCAGGGGCTCGTCCATTTGCATGTGGTGTCTGTCAACGGTCTTTCAATCGCCGTGAGTCCCTCACTAGGCATGAGAAGATCCATGATGATAAGCCTTTCCGATGCCCTGCTTGTGGTCGCTGCTTCCGAGAGAGCACCTCTTTGCTAAATCATGCTGCGTCTGGCACCTGTGGAAAGCCTGGAAGGAATTCACGGCCCAGACCAAGCGGTAGTAGTGAAAATCAAAGCTCATCAAGTGCAAGTAGCAGCAAAACTGAAATGGTGGCTGGAGGCAGTGGTACAGGTGATTACCAACGAGATGGAACGAGCAAATATGGCACGGATTATTCAAGGAACCGGCCATCCTACCAACCATCCTACAGTGTGGATGACTACCGACGACAGCAGGCTAACCAGGCTAACCAATCTTGTTATTCTGGAGAGAGCTCCCATAGCAGTGAGATGTCAAGCCAGACACTTAGAAAAGCACCCTTGGCTCCTACCTTACACCCACACCCTCaaagtcaacaacaacaacaacaccatctccATCAACAGCAGCCTCATCTTCCTCTTTCATCTCTATTGGATGACTCTGAGGATGAGGTCACTAGCAGTGCCATGTCTGCAATTGCAGCAGCTGCCGCTGCCTCCTGCGAGATAAGTACTGGCGAGAGTCGTGGAGAGGAGCGAAGAGACATCATTGGAGGTTTGCTTGGAGGACTTGGCTTTGGGAATATGGGAGTCTCACCAGGTGGTCCATCATCTACATCTGAAATCGACAAGACCTACAGAGCAGGTAGTGGCTCTACCATGCCTTTAACCCATCCAAGCCAGCAGATGATGAATGCTAAACCGAAAAAGCCCCGCAAGCCCCGACAGAAGAGAGAACCAGGACCTGATGGAATCATAGTTAGACAAAGAAGAAGTCGTGGAGAGGGAGAACGGCCATATTCATGCGGAGTATGTGGTAAAGGTTTCAGGAGACGTGAGACCCTACGTCGGCATGACCGTGTTCACACAGGTGAAAAGCCACACCGGTGTGATGTTTGTGGGAAAGAGTTCCGGGAGTACTTCCATCTTACTAAACATTCCACTGTGCATTCTGGTCAGAAGAACTACAAATGTGACCTATGTGGTAAAGAGTTTGCTTACGCTCAGAGCTTGGTGAGACATGGAAAATTACACACAAAAGTGGAATTGGATGGTACGCCAGGAGGAAAAATTGCTAAGGGCCATGGCGGGGTTAATAATCTAGATGGAAATCAAGCAAACTCTCAATCTTATTATCCATACCCTCAAGATAAGTCTCAGGGGTCTAGTTCGTCCACTCAGCCCCCTCAGAAGCTCTATACATGTACGACATGCTGGAAATCCTTCCACCATCAGTTCCACCTGACAGCCCATCAACAAACTGTCCATGGTGGTGGAATAAGGGGTGAAAAGAATTTCTGCTGTGAGGTATGCGGTAAGGCTTTCGCCTATTCTAACAGCTTGTCCAGGCACAGGCAATCGCAGCATGGATTGGGCCGCACTGGTTCGGCAAACCCACCAGCTGGTGGAACCCAACATTCTTCCCAAGCAGCTGAGTACATCCCTCTTTTTGAATCAGGCCACCCCTCAAATTATCCGTCTGGCTCCTACATGCCAAACCAATCCTCCCAAGGTCAACACCGCCCTTTTCAGTTCCAGTCCCAAGAAGGATGGGTTGGTggcaagagaaaaagagagagaaaaaggagggttGAATATCAAAGTATAATGAGAGGGGGGCAACTAGTAGGTGTTGCCTTGAATAAGGCCACGAGCAGGAGACTCAAACTGATGAAGCGGAAAAAAGGAATAATGCATGAGAAGCTTAAGCAAAAGAAACTGCTCGCCCAGCTCctgaggatgagaggagggtaTAGAGTTAGACAATGGTGCGGAGGTGTGGTTAAGGTCAGTGGGCTGTCATCTATGGAAGTCCCCATAAAACGTTTTCCATGCCAATACTGCCCCAGCACCACATTCGCCAGTCAGGCCAAACTTTTGATCCATCGTTGTGTGAGGCATCCTCCAAGAAATAACGGCcaccaggcccgtctgaagtgcTCGGTCTGCGGAAAGCGTTCTCGGACGTTACGGAAAGCCCTCATTCATCGTGGACGTCACCTTTCCCAAGGGCGGTTCTCATGTCCCAAATGCCGCTCCCGCTTCTGGAATGGATCTCTCCTGGAGAGGCACAGGGTTGCTTGCCGGAGTCAATCTCTCTTAGGTAGTGGAAGCTGGGGCTTGAACGTGAACTTGCCCCCAAGAGAGGTTGTTGAGAAGACAGCGGAAGAAGCGGTTCAGGAGGGCCAGCCTGGGAGAACAACAGTGGTGACTGAATACAGCCACTAATTATTTTCTAGTCTAGGATTTTTAAACTAAAAAGCAAGCAAGAACTAGCAAGTTTTAAAGATGTGGGCAACAGGCTTTAATATAACTACCGTATATCCCCTCTACATTCATACAATCCTTACTATAGCAGAGACGTTTGTAAGATAACATGGACTTTTTAAAGGCCAACATCAAAAGCACCATCCGTCTGTCTTTGCTTCCCCAAAGCGGAGAGAGGATTCTAGATCATGTGAGTGTTTGAGTAGCACCTCTTTTCTTCTAAAATGCATTCAACCACAGTATCATTTTTGTTAGCTGTGTTTGGTCTGGGATTATGAATGCATACTAGTAAGAGTGGAGTACCAAAAGTACTGATGTTTTATGTTTTCTGTCATTATTCACAGTTAAACAGTAATAGTATTTGTCTTTTGTTCTGTACTATGTGTTTTTCTTTTGTTCCCCGTAGAGATTTTTTTTCGTACAGATGTTTGGCCTGAAGCAAAAACAATTGTGTGGTGAGCAAGTCAGTCTAAGAAGCTATTTGAACCGATAAAAGATAGTTGTCAATTAGTCACTCCTGTTATGAAACTTGACTCACTGAATTGAATAATCACTTAGTGTAACTGGACGTATCTTGTCAAACCAATCGGTAAAATTGTGCAAAACTGGCTAGCTGAACAGGTTGGAATGGATCAGAATGGAATGAGAGACCATTTTTTCTGTACACTTCCATCATATATAGGGGAAAACAATGGGACTTAGGTGTCAGGAATGGATAATGGGAACAACCGGAGTGTACTGTACAATTCgtattatattttattatatattgattatttgctgttttttttttactccaagtATCATTTATTTTGTCATTGTTGCTATTGTATGGGTGGGTGGGAATATGTTTTGGGACTATCTTTGTAAAACAATGTGAGGATGATGAATATATGTATCAGTGTGattatttttttcccccttccCTACCCCATTTAGTTAAGCCCTATCCCGTAACACGTGTACACATTGTTCATTACTTAGGTCCTGTCCCTCGGTGTTTTCCTTTCAGTAAACTAAAACATGAAATATTATTACTAAATAACTATCCTTTTCTTTGCCTAAAGTGAATTGTTGAAACCcttaaaaatgaaataaaaaaactttAAAATGTCATGCTTTCCCTTACTATTATTTAAATTGATGGTATTCAAAGTCTCCCCCTAGTGGGGTCGCAGGGGAAATGCAGTGGGCAAAAATATACAATATATTGGACAATATACAAAAGTTATTGAGAAAGAtcattaaaaaaatacatgtactaATGTTAATGAGAAAGATAATTAGAAAAATAATATTTGAATGATTAAATGTGTATTACTTGATTCTCTTAATTTTGATAGGAGAGAAATGTAATTAATTGCAGGCAATTTGTTGATGTGACAATCAAAATGTaccgatttaaaaaaataaaataaaataaaataaaaaagggtCCCCGCTGAAAAAAGTTCTGAATACCACTGATTTAAATCTAGAGAAATTCTGAACTCTTTCTTTTTGCCAATGCACAAATGATCGCTCCTACACATTTCACTGTTTGTATTTACCTTCCTATATGTTGATCATTTAAGTAGGTTCAAATAAATGGCAAAACGGCAAGGTGCTCCACACAGTGCGCTGTCCTTACCTTACACTGCAGAGATGTTTACAGCTCACGTGTTGGCACATGCCCTGTGCAGTGCCACACTCAATTAGAAACGGAGGGAAAAAAGCCCAGTAGATGAGTACGGCTGTTTAGTGCTAAAGGCTCACAACCGGCTGTTCTGAGAGTTTTCCTCTGTATCTGGAAGATTGTATATGTGTGCATTTGCTAGAATTCACTTTCCAAAAGTCCTTTAttttataatatactgtatttggTCACCAGTTTGGCAGGGCCTGCATTTAACACTTCAGTCAGATTATCATAGTGTCAGTGGTGTGATACACATCAAACTCTTAGTAACATTTGATTTCTGTTGAGAGGATGGGCAGGCATGCAGCTGTGGTTGGAAAATGACTGGGGTAATATTATTCAGTGTCCTCTAGATGGCCATATGAGACCCTTTTATGAATGCTTACAGAAACCTAATCAGAGGGAGGGGAATATTTTGTGAGAAACATTgcagtttacattttttttttaaatgaaggtATCCATGCTATAACCTATTCGCACCATATTCACAAATCAAGGATTGATTCATCCGTGTAAATATTTGTCCATGTTTTAAATGTGTTGATTGTGGCATTTGATATTTTTGCTCTTAAAAAACGCACGATTGACTCCATCTAGTGGCTCTTAGGTCTAATGCATACAGGGGTGTGTTTTAAGCACTTTTTAAGATAGCACTACAATTAAGCTGTTGTACTTCTAAAGTGTGACTCATAAACGGGAAGTTTATTAAATGATCTTCATAATCATAACTAACTTAAACTTTCGAAGAAAATATTAGCTAGAGGGGTAGTATAGAGAAGtacctttttatatatatattaatatatatatatatatattttaagtatTGACGCTTATTAGGCTACATTGTATTATTAGTAGGGCCAAGTATTAATAGCCTATTGTCATTATTGGAATGCTATAAGGAAAATGATCAAGCCAAACTATTACACTGTGGGGTGGTCACCAACTAAATACTTTAATACATGTCAAAGCAAATTCAGGATCTCGATCTTGCTAAATGCAACACTAATCCGTTCAATCTCTCTGGCCTCACTTGCCTCTTTAACTTCTGTCTCACGCGGCCCTACCATGGGGAAGTCTTTGGGCGGAGCCAATGACCTATTTTTGTCCAATAGCGTTCGGCAAAGGGCAGAGACTGACCTAATTTGGACCAATCGCAGCGAGGCAAGGCTGCGGGTAGGCACCACTCGAGCGTGCCATGGCCATGTGCTCGCTTTGAGAGCAGGAATCGTTCTTAAAGTGGTACGGAGATATTTTTTTGTGGCCAAAACACTGACTTTCACGTTTTGGACCGAAGTAGATGTGATAATATTGATAATGATGATTTGAATGATTTGTTTAATTTAACTATCACACAAAATCACGAAAGGGATCCGAATCCTTTAAATTTCAGAGATAGCCCACACACCAAGTAGCATACAAGGAATTTATtggtaaaatctttgaaaataAATGAGGCTACTGAACATTGCAGAGCAATTCCATTCTTGTGTTGGCATAGGATTGGCTACAGGACCCGTGATCATAATCAATTAAACATATATGTATGTTGGTTCATTAATCTCGTGGTTACTGGTTTACCTTTATGACTGACAGTAAAGTAAACCACGTGTTCCATCGGTTCCATCACCAGGAGGGCCATTGAAAGTTGTGCAGGAGGCGACTTGCTATGGTGGTTGTGGTTTGAGAAGAGTAATCAACAACTCCTTCTGTAACTGTTTTGCTTATGGAGGTACTCATTAATGCTGTTTGGGGCGTTTTAGTAGGTGTGGATCATGAATATTGATCAGTCTCTCCCCCAGCGCCAATCCCGGCGAGCGGTGATGTCATGAGAGCGGCCCGTGTTCATTCCAGCTGACTCTAGCCGCGCCGCGCTCGGTTGCTTCCTTGCTGGCAGTTtacagaaagggagggagggagtgggtgaAGGTGAACGACAAAAATaacgacagagaaagagggagggagagagagagcgcgcgcgaCTAAGTGGGGAGAGGAAAACAAGGGACATCAACATCTATACTACTCTCATGTTGTTGGATATTATTTGACGAAGCCTTTTTCCCCCTTATCACCCCCCACCCTttacccccccctccacccccaaaCATACACTTCTTTTCAACTTTCTCTATTATTGGATTTCTTTGAGTTTTGAGACTTTACGTAGGACTACACATTCAATGCTCTCCGTTATATTATAGGCATTTCTCCAAAATCCATGTCAATTATTTTTCGTGGAATATTTTTGTCCAGGTCAAGAAGAAAATCAACTCGGTGCGATGCCTATTATCCTCAAATAAACGGACATCATCAAGCAAGGCAGGTTTCGCGAAATCTGAGCGCTGATGTCCAACTTTGTTTATCTCATAGATAGAGTCTGGAATAAGAGATTTATTAAAGGGCCCCTTGCATCTGGCAAGATTATAGAATCGAACAGTTATTTGACCATGGACATTTCTTTGAGGACATCATTTTCACTTTTGATTTCTCCATGGACATTTGGAAGAGCAATAGTTTATTGTTGATGTCAAGTTATATTTGATATGTCGAATTTCACTATTATTCTCTAGCACTTTCTTAATTCATATTTAGAAAAACTATCATTCGGTGTTCGAATGAGGTAAATAACAGTTGGTGTAGCAGTGTGTATTCAACTGTCCACCTTTTTAATCGTCACGTCACTGTGTTGTGAACCCGCTGACAGCCAGTCAATCGTTTGTGGATTAATCGGATAAATTCCGCGTTCATTCCACGGTGGGAATCAACGGCGTACCAATGTCTAGGCCGCTCACACAACTCCTACCGCCTGACCTCCCGGCCGGAGCGAGCCCACAGTTCAGTACGGGTAACCTTGCGGGTAGTGTCCCGACCGGCGGACACTTGAACTCCATGGCCAGCCTCAAGACTCTCCTACAGCTGCCCATCAAGGCTGACCAGCGAGCGAAAGACTGCTGTGCAATGAAAggtgaggtttgtgtgtgtgtctgtgtgtgtggtgggggcagggagggaaggaaggggaaaGTTCATGCATATCAAATGTTTAAAtgaataaatacacacacacacacacacaggctggccTGCAATCTTTGTTTTCATTCTGTTGGCTTGAATTCATGTTTATAAATATAAAGTGTATAGGCTTGACAATTCTTGCTTTGACTTGTATCATGCATTACTTATGGAAATAGGTTCATATTTTTAAGACAACACAgcaacaagaacacacacacacacaaacagcgtTGAACATTAGTGCTTTCATCCTTCAATAAAGACCTGCAATAAAGTCATAGCTCATGATATTGATgtacactgagcgtacaaaacattaggaatgacttcctaatatttagttgcacccccttttgccctcagaacaggctCAATTAGttgggggcatggactctacaaggtgtcaagtgttcCATAGGGTTGCTGTAccatgttgactcaaatgcttcctacagttgtgtcatgttggctggatgtcctttgggttgtggaccattctttatatacacaggaaactgttgagcgtgaacaacccagcagcgttgcagttcttgacacactcaaaccggtgcgcctggcacctactaccataccccgttcaaaggcatttacatttgtcttgcccattcacctgctgaatggcatacacacacacaatctcaaaactgaaacattatttttttaacctgactcctccccttaatctacactaattgaagtgacatcaataagggatcatagctttcacctggattcacctggtcagggaaagagcaggtgttcttaatgttttgtacactcagtgtataaagaTGTCTAACACCAGTTCTCAATCCAACAAACATTGATTTTCACACTAGAGCCATTTTAAGTACCCATTCTGCCTAAACAGACATACCCGAAAGTATTATTTATCATAAGTGCCATAAGCAATACCTAGTAATTCTTATACTGCCAGAAAGATTAAAGTCTCACTTTTCTggtatttttaaaaataaattgcCGAGGTGTAGTTACTTTTGAGGACACAAACTCAAATTTACAGTACATTTATGAtggaaaaaaaaaaatcatgtatCATTTTTTTCCTATTCATGGGTTGCGTGTTTCGTCACGATATTGTTTTGAACGTTCGAATTGTACTGATGCCCAACTGAGCGTTCAACTCAATGCATCGTCAATGAGCGCTGATGAAGATTTCATCAAAAAGTGCATTACATTGGCTTGGAAATACAATGCCATTCAAAGGGAGGCAATTAATTTGTAGCAAAACCCTTTGTCATCATTTTGATGTCGCCAGATTGACTTTAGAGGCAGTACAACGTTAGCTAAAATTGAGGGGAGGTCACCTGATTTTTAGCTACCTAAGGTTAGATTTGCTAGCTATTTTTTGGGACGAACTTTGCTAGCCAATGACAACATtgccatctgtctaaagtacatttTGCGACATGATAATGGtggcaaagttgtttcctactaaACATTTCACTACTTTACCAATGCCATCGTATTTCCAGGCACTATATTGTAATTTACACTAAACAGTCCAGAACGACTGGGCTTATCACGATTTTAGGCACCACTATTGTGCCGCTGATAGAGGGCGGCTTGAGAACGTTCCTGACGGAGGTGCAACCTATGAATTCAACAAAAATAGGTCTTGACATTATTTAAATGCTTTCTAAATATTGTAACATTCAAATGATAAATTACTTATTATAATATTCCACCTTTCCTATAACTGTGAAATATATATGATCACACTTAGTGACAGTACAAA contains:
- the LOC129819692 gene encoding zinc finger protein 865-like translates to MFQFSKYPLDILDMLSGHQAHQFKGLGLERQLQHQQQVQLQHQQQLQQQHQQQGESSGALLSGLGLGSLQGSRSNAFADSSSIFAKMSAPPPPISHQSQSSSSHSSRKSSKMSSSGSGSSAAGYPQFLRPFHPAEAALAQEQLHSGMGRFDFGGSSSGGSGVIGGVVTSAPPPPPLHPGLSVPQASPGPSSSPSPSSSSSTSNNPGSAVSSLGQPLVGQSDPRSLHQQFSCMLAANQYFLSGVPTNSSLEQFLVQQGGHNHLGLGLGQGASDSNSALAPPPALHSSHSHSHSTPQPQQQQQPLAPHALSHPHSHSHPHHPLHPTPQPSSLGGFDFQGIPVLSSNQLASLMQQEASGMPLPLPLHLSLSKDEGKGDSGSGSGGSGGSRRKKAMAGYLPQRKADGTSHSSSSGSNCHSSSTEHSQNSIIQPGLVGGAITSLGNNHSSVLSSSTQSSSTVSSSSSSAPSSSTASVLVANDSQLPKPANPMASMPCQPDPEAIYHCGECGKTFSHLTSLRRHLRSHGLTSEDAKPDTSSEDKTFCCTECGKGFKKRGHLLQHGVIHSGARPFACGVCQRSFNRRESLTRHEKIHDDKPFRCPACGRCFRESTSLLNHAASGTCGKPGRNSRPRPSGSSENQSSSSASSSKTEMVAGGSGTGDYQRDGTSKYGTDYSRNRPSYQPSYSVDDYRRQQANQANQSCYSGESSHSSEMSSQTLRKAPLAPTLHPHPQSQQQQQHHLHQQQPHLPLSSLLDDSEDEVTSSAMSAIAAAAAASCEISTGESRGEERRDIIGGLLGGLGFGNMGVSPGGPSSTSEIDKTYRAGSGSTMPLTHPSQQMMNAKPKKPRKPRQKREPGPDGIIVRQRRSRGEGERPYSCGVCGKGFRRRETLRRHDRVHTGEKPHRCDVCGKEFREYFHLTKHSTVHSGQKNYKCDLCGKEFAYAQSLVRHGKLHTKVELDGTPGGKIAKGHGGVNNLDGNQANSQSYYPYPQDKSQGSSSSTQPPQKLYTCTTCWKSFHHQFHLTAHQQTVHGGGIRGEKNFCCEVCGKAFAYSNSLSRHRQSQHGLGRTGSANPPAGGTQHSSQAAEYIPLFESGHPSNYPSGSYMPNQSSQGQHRPFQFQSQEGWVGGKRKRERKRRVEYQSIMRGGQLVGVALNKATSRRLKLMKRKKGIMHEKLKQKKLLAQLLRMRGGYRVRQWCGGVVKVSGLSSMEVPIKRFPCQYCPSTTFASQAKLLIHRCVRHPPRNNGHQARLKCSVCGKRSRTLRKALIHRGRHLSQGRFSCPKCRSRFWNGSLLERHRVACRSQSLLGSGSWGLNVNLPPREVVEKTAEEAVQEGQPGRTTVVTEYSH